The Candidatus Neomarinimicrobiota bacterium genome window below encodes:
- the nuoF gene encoding NADH-quinone oxidoreductase subunit NuoF codes for MTQFKPVLTAHIHREDSHTLAGYRSVGGYRSLEKTLTSMSRAEVIEETKKSNLKGRGGAGFPAGVKWDFIPKDSDKPTYLICNADESEPGTFKDRLLMNETPHLMLEGIVIASYAINCHRAFIYIRGEFYNEYQVLQNAVTEAYAANLLGDDILGSGYDLEVVIHRGAGAYICGEETGLIESLEGKRGCPRIKPPFPAIEGYLKSPTIVNNVETLCNLPSIFERGADWYRSIGPENGPGPKLFCLSGRVNKPGVYEEAMGIPLQELIHERAGGVKDGKRLKAVFPGGSSSALLTAEECEDVTMDFDALAAKKSMLGSAAVIVMDETVDMVRACLNIARFYAHESCGQCTPCREGTSWMVKILMRLYRGAGTRKDIDMLLQITDNIGGLIDLSKGSFGKTVCPFGEAVAWPVRSFVEKFEDEFVAYLPVAKVVA; via the coding sequence TTGACTCAATTTAAGCCTGTTCTCACAGCCCATATCCACCGAGAAGATTCGCATACATTGGCTGGATATCGAAGCGTGGGAGGATACCGCTCTCTTGAGAAGACCCTGACCAGTATGTCTCGTGCCGAAGTGATCGAGGAGACGAAGAAGTCTAATCTGAAGGGTCGCGGCGGTGCCGGTTTTCCCGCGGGGGTCAAATGGGATTTCATTCCGAAAGATTCAGATAAACCGACTTACTTGATCTGCAATGCTGATGAGAGCGAGCCGGGCACCTTCAAAGATCGACTCCTCATGAATGAGACGCCACATCTGATGCTGGAAGGAATCGTCATCGCTTCCTACGCGATCAATTGTCACCGCGCCTTTATCTACATCCGCGGCGAATTTTACAATGAGTATCAGGTTTTGCAAAATGCCGTTACGGAGGCCTACGCAGCCAACCTTTTGGGTGATGACATTTTGGGGTCGGGGTATGATCTTGAAGTCGTCATCCACCGCGGTGCCGGTGCTTACATCTGTGGCGAAGAGACAGGACTCATCGAATCTCTGGAGGGGAAGCGAGGATGCCCGCGCATCAAGCCGCCGTTTCCGGCAATTGAGGGCTATCTTAAAAGTCCCACCATTGTCAATAATGTGGAGACTCTGTGCAATCTGCCCTCTATCTTTGAAAGGGGAGCCGACTGGTACCGATCTATCGGTCCTGAGAACGGTCCCGGTCCAAAATTGTTCTGTCTGTCCGGACGGGTCAACAAACCTGGTGTGTATGAAGAGGCGATGGGTATCCCACTGCAAGAACTTATCCACGAGAGAGCCGGGGGTGTTAAGGACGGCAAGCGATTGAAGGCTGTCTTTCCCGGAGGTTCTTCTTCCGCGCTGCTCACAGCCGAAGAGTGTGAAGACGTCACTATGGATTTCGACGCACTTGCGGCCAAGAAAAGTATGCTCGGTTCGGCCGCGGTGATCGTCATGGATGAGACAGTGGATATGGTACGGGCGTGTCTCAATATCGCCAGGTTTTACGCCCACGAATCATGCGGACAGTGTACTCCTTGCCGGGAAGGGACAAGCTGGATGGTGAAGATACTGATGCGGCTATACCGGGGAGCAGGTACACGCAAAGACATTGATATGCTGCTGCAAATTACAGATAATATTGGCGGACTGATTGACTTATCGAAGGGGAGCTTCGGCAAGACGGTCTGTCCATTCGGAGAGGCAGTGGCGTGGCCAGTAAGAAGTTTCGTTGAAAAGTTTGAAGATGAGTTTGTCGCTTATCTTCCTGTTGCGAAGGTGGTGGCCTGA
- a CDS encoding NAD(P)H-dependent oxidoreductase subunit E, protein MSNNNSHKDSFEYVNPELVENILSQYPDKRSATLPLLHLAQSQEGYVTQGAIDAIAEIVEAHPGEIMDTVSFYTTLYTKSQGKYVLQVCQTLSCSLNGADELVDHVCGKYGIAVGETTADEKFTLMKVECLGSCGTAPVVQINTDYYEGLSLEDFDQLLETLP, encoded by the coding sequence GTGAGCAACAATAATTCTCACAAAGATTCGTTTGAATATGTCAATCCTGAATTGGTTGAAAATATTCTATCCCAATATCCCGATAAGCGTTCGGCCACGCTGCCGCTTCTTCATCTGGCCCAGTCGCAGGAGGGATATGTCACTCAAGGAGCAATCGATGCCATCGCTGAGATCGTTGAAGCTCATCCGGGCGAGATTATGGATACCGTATCGTTCTACACCACGCTTTACACAAAGTCGCAGGGGAAATACGTCCTTCAGGTATGCCAGACGCTGTCTTGTAGCTTGAATGGCGCGGATGAACTGGTCGACCATGTATGCGGAAAATACGGCATCGCTGTAGGGGAGACGACGGCCGATGAGAAATTTACCCTGATGAAAGTGGAGTGTCTCGGATCGTGCGGTACTGCTCCCGTTGTTCAAATCAATACCGATTATTATGAAGGGCTGTCATTAGAAGATTTTGACCAACTTCTGGAGACTTTACCTTGA
- the nuoD gene encoding NADH dehydrogenase (quinone) subunit D, with protein MVDTTGKSLETEKMVLNFGPSHPATHGTLRVIMELDGEMVIKCTPEIGYLHSGFEKLGEDLNFNQYITITDRMNYLSPLCNNVAYALSAEKLMEIEVPKRAQVIRVLMCELSRIADHLLAIGMQAVDIGAFTVFLYGFRLREEIYDLFEMATGTRLTTSYTRVGGLMRDIPENFDKAVTKVLDQVDGVVNDIETLLNRNRIWHNRTKDVGVISKDDAISYGLSGPMARASGIDWDIRVKEPYSSYNDFDFDVIIALNGDVFDRYLVRMAEIRQSTNICRQAIEQMPSGDINIDPDHKFTLPPKDEVYNSIEGLIHHFEITMPNRGMEPPVGESYVATEAPNGELGYYIVSDGGRTPYRVRTRPPSFINYSIFPHIMKDQMLSDAVAILGSMNIIAGELDR; from the coding sequence ATGGTTGATACAACTGGGAAATCTTTAGAGACAGAGAAGATGGTCCTCAATTTCGGCCCGTCCCATCCTGCCACGCACGGAACTTTAAGGGTCATCATGGAGCTTGACGGTGAGATGGTAATAAAATGTACTCCGGAAATCGGCTATCTCCATTCCGGTTTTGAAAAACTTGGAGAAGATCTCAATTTTAACCAGTACATCACTATTACAGACAGGATGAACTATCTTTCGCCGCTGTGCAACAACGTGGCTTATGCTCTCTCAGCTGAAAAGCTGATGGAAATCGAGGTGCCAAAGCGGGCACAGGTCATTCGCGTCCTCATGTGCGAACTGAGCCGTATAGCAGATCACCTGCTGGCCATCGGTATGCAGGCGGTAGATATCGGCGCTTTCACCGTTTTCTTGTATGGTTTCCGTCTGAGGGAAGAGATATACGACCTCTTCGAGATGGCGACGGGTACCCGCCTTACCACAAGCTACACCCGCGTTGGTGGTCTCATGCGTGACATACCCGAAAATTTTGACAAAGCAGTTACAAAAGTCCTTGATCAAGTGGACGGGGTGGTGAACGATATTGAAACCCTCCTGAACAGGAACCGCATCTGGCACAACCGGACAAAAGATGTGGGCGTAATCTCCAAGGACGATGCTATTTCTTACGGTCTGAGCGGTCCTATGGCGAGAGCTTCCGGCATAGATTGGGACATTCGTGTCAAGGAACCCTATTCCAGCTATAACGACTTCGATTTTGATGTTATCATTGCGTTGAACGGCGATGTGTTCGACCGCTATCTGGTGCGGATGGCAGAGATTCGGCAGAGTACAAATATCTGCCGTCAAGCTATCGAACAAATGCCTTCCGGTGATATCAACATTGATCCTGACCATAAGTTTACGCTTCCCCCGAAGGATGAGGTCTACAATTCCATCGAGGGACTTATTCACCATTTTGAGATTACCATGCCGAACCGCGGAATGGAACCGCCTGTGGGGGAATCCTATGTGGCGACAGAAGCGCCCAATGGTGAACTGGGATACTACATCGTGAGTGATGGGGGGCGAACTCCGTACCGCGTTAGAACAAGACCGCCATCCTTCATCAACTATTCGATTTTTCCCCATATTATGAAGGACCAGATGCTTTCAGACGCTGTGGCGATATTAGGGAGTATGAATATCATCGCGGGGGAATTAGATAGGTGA